Genomic DNA from Solanum pennellii chromosome 3, SPENNV200:
ATTCGGAGGCATAAGTATTACTATTTCACCTACAAAGTAATTATTGCGAAGATTTGTTGATCTGAGGTTGACATTTGTTAGTCTTTCTTAGGAATGAGAAATTTTGTTTAGAAAGgaaatatgatgatttacaGCTATACAACTTCTTGACTTGTTTTACactattctttaaaaaaatcttatcaagttaaacaatatcaaataaaatgaaactgtaaaaataattatttatgatatattagttaagtttttaattataaatatcattTCAGTAGCTGATTGaattttgataatgaaaatatttcttgaGACCATGAGCATTCAATCATTTTCATTGATCAAATGATCAAGCTAAGGGTAAATTAGTCcatatgaaattatagattatgTATACTTTTATTGATTGAAATAAAAGAttatgttttatacaatttaatatgaaaaaattaggtTTTATCTCTATTGTCTTTGCTATTTCTGAAAatttctcaatatatatattgagatatATTCTATTAATCATGAAATATAAACTAATAATCttatatttagatataataaatatattagcaAGAATCTGCTAACTACCTTAAACTCAACATAGATGGCGTCTGTTCTCCTCAAAATGGCAGGGACAATTTGTGTGGTATTAGAGGAGTCGTTAGAATATAGGGGTGATTGGATTTAACTCTCAAGTTAATGTGCGAAATCACATTTTTATCGAAATAAAAGTTTGTAGAAATGATCTAATGCTAATTCGAAATCACAATATTCATTCATTTGAAATTAAGACAAACTCTATAAACCTATTAAAATTGTTGGGACGCTCAAGCACCATATTATAATTTTGCTATTTTAGTTCGCAGGTCGCTATCGAGGAAGTTTGGGGGTCCGACGATTCGACTTCCAGCTAGCAACGTACAACCTAAGGAACATATTTGTCGCTCCTTCAGCTTCTTTGAGTCACATAGTGACTGCAGATAAACAAAAAGCGTTAACTACTAAGTCAGCATCTTTCAATTTGTAATAAGCTCTGTATTCTTTAGTGTAAAGAcgttttaatattatatataaatatctcGTTTAATCAAAAAAATAGTAACATATTAGCAgaatattttataattgataggtaaacataattgaactaaaattttaaattattttcatgataAAGTACCTTAATAATTGATTCCGTAATTTTAGCGTGTTTATATTTAATTAggactcaaaatcttattttcttGCCAGAGAAGGAAATCAATTTATCTTTGAGTAGATTTTGGACAATAATAAGAAGTGCCCTCTAACCTAAAAAGTGATTGAAAGAGTCCCCACAAAGCAAATAGAATAGTGAAAATTATAAGGTGAAGAGGTAGATAGATTAATCCATGATTTACCATAAAGTTTTCACACACGTGGCAGCGCCTAATCATGtctttgatttgatttgggGTTGGAATTGTAATCAAATTTGACCAGGTGAATAGCTGCTATATATCAGCTTCCTGGCCTCTTTTCTCTTCGACGTCCTCAAATTCTCCATTCCTCTTTTCCTTTCAAAGCCCTTTTTTGCGTGCAAGATACAATTCGGGTATGTTAGTATTTGTCTTTCGAAATTTCatatttctctttgttttttctttgatgCTTCTTGCtataatacaaaaaattgtaatgaCCTTTTCAGTTTTCCGTATGGAAAGATTCAAGCTTTATCAAACCCCAAATGTGAAAATTTTTCGTTTCTCTTGACTCCACGTTGAGCTATTTATGTCGATGTGTATAGATTTGAGCTTTTGGAGTTCATGTTGAAGATCTATTCTATCATGATTTGTGTTTTCTATGCTGTTATTCCCgtatttgaatttgattgtTATTAATTCCGTATTTAAAATTGTGGATTAATCGAAAAACTAGTTTATCATATACGTATGTGATTATAGATTTCTTGGTTTTAGTTTGCTGTAACTGCACTCTTTTACGTTTGTTGCTGTAAAATTAGCTCATTGATATTAGACTAATTGATCGAGAACAGAAATAGTACTGATAATCGTAGCAGAAGTAATTGATAGGTCATAGGGCTTCCTTTTTTGATGAAGAATGTGGAAGGGCATAAGTTCTATTGGCTCTTGTCAAGATCCAAATGAGGGAGCTCCAAAAATCTTGATGTTTTAAAGTACCCACAAACTACCTCAATGGCTGATTCTTTTCCCCTATCCTTCGTGCTGCTACTTGACAGATGATATCATGTGTAGCTGTTGGAGCGTCTACCTACTAAACAGCTTTTCTTAAAACACAAATAACACTTTTTGCCTTCTTTGTTTTGATGAAATAAGGTGCTTCAATGCAGGCTCAAGAAGATGCAAAGTTAAATAAGTGATCCATGTTAGCTCCATTACAAAAACAACATAGTAGAACCTAAGGGAAGGTTACCAGAAAGTCAAAAAGTAGTAAGGCTAAGGTAGAGTAAGTGAGCTCATTAAGTCTAGGAGGGGAATAACATTACTTACAGGAGCTAGATACTCCAACTAAAGAGATATCCTAAGCATTTAGCTTTTAGAGAATTGTTAGGAGTTGAAATGCCATCAAAACATCTGCAATCACTTTCTTGCCAAAGACACCAGAAAGTGCTTGTTGGGATCAACTTCCCAACTTTCTAATTGCCTCTGTCAACTTCCATCTGCTCCAGCCTTTCACTGCCTGCCTCCCTACATTGGGGTTGTGCCCAACTTAGTCCCGAAACTGAAAGAAACATATACTACATATCTTCTCCTGGACAATGCCAACTGGATACTTCTCAGAGATTATCTTGCCTAGACAAGCACCTATGAGGGATGTCCAAATTTTGccttgtttctttttttctttcaatctaTTAAAGCCGGTGTTCTTTTCCTTGAGAACCTTCCCTGTCCTGCGCCAAATATGTGTAAAGCCATAGTTGAAATATTCGTATCGACTCTGCCTGTCCAAGATGCATGTGCACATATTCGTATTGACTGTGCCTGTCTGAGTCGGTGAATCCTAGGCCCTTTCTGAACTTCTCATAAATGTGAAAGGAAGCTTGCATATCAAGATGGAAAAAAGGTCATTGAACCATGACAAGTTTTGGCGCATGTCTCTCACATGCTTAAATTAGGTACACGTGAAACTGGCTTTGAGGAAATTCATGCCCCTTATAACTGGGCTCATTAACCTTCTGGACTCAGTCGGTTCTTGAATTTTGTTTCTGTCCTAAAGCTATGAATGaatattacttttataaaaattaataaggaATCAAGTATTTCGTCTTCTCTTTGTGATTTTTAATAAGGAATCAAGTATTTCGTCTTCTCTTTGTGATTAGATGGGGGATTTTAGCAACCGTGATGAAATCATGGACTTTCTGTTGGCTAACGTTATTTGGCTGCATGAATCAACTCCTCTTAAAGATTTACAAATTTTGTGcttaataaagaaaagaaataaatatattaattaattcgaAAAGAAAGGCACGCACATTAAAAACACTAGCATatgataaaattcataattctCTCTGACTGTAATGTTCAttccataattttttatttgcttggAGGATTGAGATGGTCTTTAAATGGCTGATTTGGTAAAAAGTAGATGACCATCAGGATTTGGAAGTTACGTGGAGCTCATCATCTAATCAAGGCTGAGTGCAAAATGATAAGACCGGTAAAGATTTCTAGAACCCTGTCCACTGAGCGCTGTGGAAGCGTATCAGATACAGGACAGGCTTCTTGACAGTAGCACATGAAAACAGTCTCATATCAGAGATGCTAGTTTCTATCTTCTGAATCTAATGTGTATTGAGTAATGGAAGTTTCTACCAAGAGAAGTAGCGCTCCCCTTAGtatttgtttgtatttattaatttcatatgCATGTTTGTTTTGTCTTTTCGTTCTGAATCAACTTAGGCCTTACAATAGAAATGTGTTATTATACTACtttagttttattgttttaaacTGTAATCGatatctttattttctttaacttttcaGATGTATCTTCACTCCTCTGATTAGTAATTTAGATCAACCACAGCTTTGATTACATCTTTATTAGAGCGTGGTGGTAGGCAATGGGGTATGCAAATGGTCTTCTGTGTCCACTAGGGAAGCAGCCACTTCTCTCTTTTGGTGTCATCTCAGATGTCCAGTATGCTGATATTGATGACGGCACCTCATTCCTTGGTGTTCCTAGGTATTACCGGCACAGTGTTAGTGTGTTGCAAAGGGCAGTTAAGAAATGGAATCAAGAAAAGCCTAATTTTGTTCTTAATTTTGGGGACATTGTCGATGGGTATTGCCCCAAAGACCAGTCAATGACTGCTGTCAAGAaaattgttgatgaatttgACAAATTCAATGGCACTGTCTATCACATGATTGGAAATCACTGCCTTTACAATCTTCCTCGAAAAGACTTGCTTCCATTGTTGAGAATCCCTGGCCATGATGATCATGCctattttgatttttctccAATTCCGGAGTACAGATTTGTAATCCTAGATGCTTATGATATCAGTGCCATTGGTTGGCCGGAAGATCACCCAAATACTTTGAAGGCCTTGAAAGTTCTTCAGGAGAAAAACCCAAATTCAGACAAAAACAGTCCAAGTGGACTTGTGGGACCGGCAAGAAGGTTTCTCATGTTCAATGGAGGTGTTGGGAAAGAACAATTGGAATGGCTGGATCATGTCCTTCAGGAAGCTACCAAGTTGAATCAAAATGTAATAGTGTGTTGCCATTTGCCTTTGGATCCTGGAGCTTCATCTCTTGCAGCGTTGTTGTGGAACTATGATGAAGTGATGGATGTGATTCATCGCTATAGCTGTGTGAAGGTCTGTATGGGTGGACACGACCATAAAGGTGGACAATCAGTTGACTCCCATGGTGTACATCATCGCGTCCTTGAAGCAGCTCTTGAGTGCCCTCCTGGTACTGATTCTTTCGGACATATTGATGCTTTTGATGATAGATTATTACTTTTTGGTACTGATAGAATGAAGAGCACTGAGATGGTTTTTCGTCACTAGACCATCTTGCTTGTTGCAACAAAAAGTAATGTAAAGTTTAACCACATTTCGCGGTTACAAAAAAAGGATGTCAACTGATACAATTCTCATTCCACCTCCATTTTTTGGCATATTCTAGAATTAGAGATCCGTCGGATTTAGGATTATCATTTGACAGCTTCAATATATTGTCTTTGCATAAGCCTTGCTAAATCCTACAACACCAATGCTTGTACTTATTTTATACAGATAACAAATATAACATGCTAGAACATCATATTACTTCTACCTCAGTCTAATATTTCGCTGGGAAATTTTGACTGCCTTTCTCTTCTCAACGAAGAAGAATCTGACTAGGGAGATGTTGGAGAAAACGGAGAAACAGGCTGCGCCTACGTCTATGGTGATGTGGTTGCTGTGATTTTAAACAAGTTGGTTTTCTTGTGAGCATCAGTTGTTTGGCCATAGGCAACTACTTCACCAGTAGAATCATAAACATAAGCCCTAATGAAACAGGTAGCAGCAGGAACATCCTTGTCTATAGTCCAAGTGAAATTGTTGTTTGAAGGTTGACATGGCATGGTGACTAGGTTAATTTGACAAGTTTTGTCCtttttgagattgttgttgGATTTTCTCAATCCTCTGTCCAATTGGCTAACTGGGGCATAACATAATTTAACATCCACTGTCTTGTAATTTGAGTCTGTACCTGTTGGGTAGCTATTGTTCAATGACCATGTTATTGTCACTTGGCCTTCTCCAGAATGTTGTAGAGATGGAAATTCAAACTTGTGACTACGTTACAACTTAGAGTGAGAGTCTGCTTGACATTGTTgctaaaatcatttttaaaagtactttttttaaaatgatttttcagaaaaatgtttttgaaaaaaaaatataatttgtatttgactaatttattaGAAAGGTATTTTTATAAGCAAATTGTGTTTGacttatctttttaaaaagtgtttCTGAGAgtcaaattatgaaaaaagac
This window encodes:
- the LOC107012378 gene encoding manganese-dependent ADP-ribose/CDP-alcohol diphosphatase; its protein translation is MGYANGLLCPLGKQPLLSFGVISDVQYADIDDGTSFLGVPRYYRHSVSVLQRAVKKWNQEKPNFVLNFGDIVDGYCPKDQSMTAVKKIVDEFDKFNGTVYHMIGNHCLYNLPRKDLLPLLRIPGHDDHAYFDFSPIPEYRFVILDAYDISAIGWPEDHPNTLKALKVLQEKNPNSDKNSPSGLVGPARRFLMFNGGVGKEQLEWLDHVLQEATKLNQNVIVCCHLPLDPGASSLAALLWNYDEVMDVIHRYSCVKVCMGGHDHKGGQSVDSHGVHHRVLEAALECPPGTDSFGHIDAFDDRLLLFGTDRMKSTEMVFRH